The Aminithiophilus ramosus genome contains a region encoding:
- the prfB gene encoding peptide chain release factor 2 (programmed frameshift), whose translation MAQLPISTVLEELRGLARALRTVFDLSSKERRESELLDKTAQPGFWEQDEAQHISRELAHLQELKEEWRRVSENLANLEALAELLAEESDLELTSEFYEAAAAFEKEIEERQTRLLLDGEFDENNAILSVHAGAGGLDSQDWAEMMLRMYLRWSERRRFQAQVLDIQDDGEAGIKSATVMVKGPYAFGYLRAEVGVHRLVRISPFDAAKRRHTSFGSVQVAPELPDDAAIVIRPEDLKLDTFRASGAGGQYVNMTDSAIRITHIPTGIIVACQDQRSQHANRQVAMTVLRAKLFERQQRERQEQLESLQGEKKEIGWSSQIRSYVLHPYLMIKDHRTGYEVGNVQAVLDGDLDPFIFAYLRWSKSL comes from the exons ATGGCTCAGCTTCCTATTTCGACGGTACTGGAGGAACTGAGGGGCCTTGCTAGGGCTCTT AGGACAGTCTTTGACCTCTCTTCCAAGGAGAGGCGAGAGAGCGAGCTGCTGGACAAGACGGCTCAGCCTGGTTTTTGGGAACAGGACGAAGCTCAGCATATAAGTCGGGAACTGGCTCATCTGCAGGAGCTCAAGGAGGAGTGGCGGCGCGTATCGGAGAACCTGGCGAACCTGGAGGCTCTCGCGGAACTTCTCGCCGAGGAAAGTGATCTCGAGCTGACGTCGGAATTTTACGAGGCGGCTGCGGCTTTCGAAAAGGAGATCGAAGAGAGACAGACCCGGCTGCTTCTGGATGGAGAGTTCGACGAGAACAACGCCATCCTGAGCGTCCATGCCGGTGCCGGAGGACTCGATTCTCAGGATTGGGCCGAGATGATGCTCCGGATGTACCTCCGCTGGTCTGAAAGGCGGCGTTTCCAGGCTCAGGTCCTCGATATCCAAGATGACGGAGAGGCGGGAATAAAGAGCGCCACCGTCATGGTGAAAGGGCCCTACGCTTTCGGCTATCTCCGTGCCGAAGTGGGCGTCCATCGCCTGGTGCGCATCTCTCCCTTCGATGCCGCCAAAAGACGTCACACCAGCTTCGGATCCGTCCAGGTGGCGCCAGAGCTACCCGATGACGCGGCGATCGTCATCAGGCCCGAAGATCTCAAACTGGATACCTTCAGGGCCAGTGGCGCCGGGGGGCAGTATGTCAACATGACCGATTCGGCCATCAGGATCACCCACATTCCGACGGGTATCATCGTGGCCTGTCAGGATCAGCGTTCACAACACGCCAACCGCCAGGTGGCCATGACGGTCCTTCGGGCCAAGCTTTTCGAGCGCCAGCAGCGGGAACGGCAGGAGCAGCTGGAGAGCCTTCAGGGCGAGAAAAAGGAAATCGGCTGGAGCAGTCAGATCCGCTCCTACGTTCTCCACCCCTACCTGATGATCAAAGACCACCGGACGGGGTACGAAGTGGGCAACGTGCAGGCCGTTCTCGATGGAGACCTTGATCCGTTCATCTTTGCCTACCTGCGATGGAGCAAGAGTCTGTAG
- the selD gene encoding selenide, water dikinase SelD, which yields MRLTELSRSSGUAAKIGPADLQKILDGLVPASGERLLTGWSNGEDAALWTLDEERAGIFTLDVITPVVDDGEKWGEIAAANALSDVFAMGGRPLLALNFVGFPVGCLPLEELRLILQGGQRKVIEAGAILAGGHSIEDQEPKFGLAVYGEVLRRSIWRVTGARPGDGLILTKPLGTGIAIAAMMAQMFEPASGETALEVMSRLNDAPLKLPPSLTEKIHACTDVTGFGLAGHLLDMLSQDTLGCRLDAEALPVLPGVEEAASMGLVPAGAYKNRDLYGGRVQGLDSLHQEKGDLLFDPQTSGGLLLAAADEHIPTLVETLRRCGFSEAVKIGTFFEGSNIEIV from the coding sequence ATGAGGCTTACAGAACTCAGTCGCAGCAGTGGTTGAGCCGCCAAAATAGGTCCGGCGGACCTACAGAAAATCCTTGACGGTTTGGTTCCCGCAAGCGGAGAAAGGCTCCTGACCGGCTGGTCGAACGGGGAGGACGCCGCCCTCTGGACTCTCGACGAGGAGCGGGCGGGCATCTTCACCCTCGACGTGATCACTCCCGTCGTCGACGACGGAGAGAAGTGGGGCGAGATCGCCGCCGCCAACGCGCTGAGCGACGTCTTCGCCATGGGTGGGAGGCCTCTCCTGGCCCTGAATTTCGTCGGCTTTCCCGTGGGCTGCCTGCCCTTGGAGGAGCTTCGCCTTATCCTCCAGGGGGGACAACGAAAGGTCATCGAAGCTGGAGCCATCCTGGCCGGAGGGCACAGCATCGAAGATCAGGAACCCAAGTTCGGCCTGGCCGTCTACGGAGAGGTCCTTCGACGATCCATTTGGCGCGTGACGGGAGCCCGTCCGGGAGATGGCCTGATCCTCACGAAACCGCTGGGTACAGGCATCGCCATCGCAGCCATGATGGCCCAGATGTTCGAGCCCGCTTCAGGAGAGACGGCATTGGAGGTCATGAGTCGTCTTAACGATGCACCACTGAAGCTGCCTCCGTCCCTCACCGAGAAGATCCATGCCTGTACGGACGTCACCGGCTTCGGACTCGCCGGCCATCTTCTCGACATGTTATCGCAAGACACCCTGGGCTGCCGCCTTGACGCGGAGGCTCTTCCGGTCCTTCCCGGCGTGGAGGAGGCGGCATCGATGGGACTCGTTCCCGCCGGGGCTTACAAGAATCGCGACCTCTACGGCGGACGCGTTCAAGGCCTCGACTCACTCCACCAGGAAAAAGGGGATCTCCTTTTCGACCCTCAGACGTCGGGAGGTCTCCTCCTGGCCGCAGCAGACGAGCACATTCCCACCCTCGTCGAGACATTGCGACGTTGCGGTTTCAGCGAGGCCGTCAAAATCGGCACTTTTTTCGAGGGATCGAACATCGAAATCGTCTGA
- a CDS encoding beta/alpha barrel domain-containing protein, with translation MNFPVDRSLSVGSLRLPTPLVIASGLWPFDGAFWSEEALRGVGAICSKGLTWHARPGNGGIRLWETPAGLLNSIGLQNPGVKVFVTEIVPSLPRCRPLVANVAVEKLDDLERSLDLLLSMEMPPEAVELNVSCPNVSCGGMAWGVDPSGVLQVLQVARGVWKGPLWLKLTPQAPRWASVVEAAERGGADALVVANTWLGMAIDVHRRRPVFERTFAGLSGPAVFPLALRLLWETAGMTGLPLVGCGGVSGGADALSMILAGASAVEIGTVLTGDFGAPARICSEMEVLVTEAGEKSVSALVGGARENRKERL, from the coding sequence ATGAACTTCCCCGTTGACCGCTCCCTCTCTGTGGGCTCGCTTCGGCTGCCCACGCCTCTTGTTATTGCCTCGGGGCTCTGGCCTTTCGACGGAGCCTTCTGGTCGGAAGAGGCCCTTCGCGGCGTGGGTGCCATCTGCTCCAAGGGGCTCACCTGGCACGCACGCCCGGGAAACGGAGGAATTCGTCTCTGGGAGACTCCGGCAGGTCTGTTGAATAGCATCGGCCTTCAGAATCCGGGCGTTAAAGTCTTTGTGACGGAGATTGTTCCTTCTTTGCCACGTTGTCGCCCTCTCGTCGCCAACGTGGCCGTCGAGAAACTCGACGACCTGGAGCGGTCCCTTGACCTGTTGCTCTCCATGGAGATGCCGCCCGAGGCCGTGGAACTCAACGTCTCCTGCCCCAACGTTTCCTGCGGGGGAATGGCCTGGGGCGTGGATCCCTCCGGTGTCCTTCAGGTCCTTCAGGTGGCCCGAGGCGTTTGGAAAGGCCCTCTCTGGCTGAAGTTGACGCCTCAGGCTCCTCGATGGGCCTCTGTCGTCGAGGCCGCAGAGCGGGGAGGGGCCGATGCCCTCGTCGTCGCCAACACCTGGCTCGGCATGGCCATCGATGTCCACCGCCGCCGTCCCGTCTTCGAGAGGACTTTCGCCGGCCTTTCCGGGCCGGCCGTCTTTCCTCTGGCCCTTCGCCTCCTCTGGGAGACGGCGGGAATGACGGGGTTGCCCCTCGTTGGCTGCGGAGGCGTTTCCGGCGGTGCCGATGCCCTGTCCATGATTCTCGCCGGCGCCTCGGCCGTCGAGATCGGAACGGTTCTGACCGGCGACTTCGGGGCCCCGGCACGGATCTGCTCCGAAATGGAGGTTCTTGTCACCGAGGCCGGCGAGAAGAGTGTCTCCGCCCTTGTCGGAGGCGCCCGAGAAAATCGAAAGGAGAGACTATGA
- a CDS encoding MlaD family protein: protein MVSCRSERGFVTLSKEVKVGFVVFLGLLFLALLVSVTGGLRWRQKGFDLFVTFPDVRGLEEGGAVLVSGVERGRVSSIELVPGGVRVRLDIAPDVAIPRDSRFVIDSGSLLGESRIDVKRGSLAEVLKAGEEVDGEIPLSFDEVLSRVGEDLAEVRETFSHVNAFLGDATVQAGLKRSVESLPLLLDEGRAMVDTIGQAADAYGQLAGDLRGTAASYGLLADEARRELAALGAELRELSQSLHGVVADNEKSIHTALSSLASLLVRLDSVLADFDADGLSGKELRRAIDNLSGAAGEVEKLAKGLREDLLVPEGEGGKPSTLSNLKSSAAKADRLLSGMESFRLEGELALHQATSGLDDGSRLVDIDMDLYRTTSPWRLSLSTEDVGAEDRFSATVGYPLWRGVDLFGGLVRGEPGGGVLLRLSPWGVPFSFRWRWWDEGGGAWSVEERLHLNESWGLFHRRMEERGENRDSLGIFYRF, encoded by the coding sequence GTGGTCAGCTGCCGATCAGAGAGGGGGTTCGTCACCCTGAGTAAAGAGGTGAAAGTCGGCTTTGTCGTCTTTTTGGGCCTCCTTTTTTTGGCCCTTCTGGTCTCCGTGACCGGAGGTCTCCGGTGGCGGCAGAAAGGATTCGATCTCTTTGTCACTTTCCCTGACGTGCGTGGTCTCGAGGAGGGAGGAGCTGTCCTTGTCTCTGGCGTCGAAAGAGGTCGAGTCAGCTCCATCGAATTGGTTCCGGGAGGCGTTCGGGTTCGTCTTGACATCGCTCCCGACGTGGCCATCCCCCGCGACAGTCGTTTTGTCATCGACTCGGGGAGCCTCCTGGGCGAGTCGAGGATCGATGTCAAAAGAGGTTCCCTCGCGGAGGTTCTGAAAGCCGGAGAGGAGGTCGACGGCGAAATCCCGCTCTCTTTCGACGAGGTCCTTTCACGCGTCGGGGAGGATCTTGCCGAGGTCCGAGAGACCTTTTCCCACGTAAACGCCTTTCTCGGCGATGCGACGGTTCAGGCCGGCCTGAAACGATCGGTCGAAAGTCTTCCCCTTCTGCTCGACGAAGGGAGAGCGATGGTGGATACCATCGGCCAAGCTGCCGACGCGTACGGGCAGCTTGCCGGTGATCTTCGCGGAACGGCTGCCTCTTACGGTCTCCTCGCCGACGAGGCGCGACGGGAGTTGGCCGCTTTGGGGGCGGAGCTGAGAGAGCTGTCTCAATCCCTTCACGGCGTCGTCGCTGACAACGAAAAATCGATTCACACCGCTCTTTCCAGTCTGGCGTCACTGCTGGTCCGCCTCGATTCCGTTCTGGCCGATTTCGATGCCGATGGCCTCTCGGGGAAGGAGCTGCGCCGAGCCATCGACAACCTGAGCGGAGCTGCCGGCGAGGTCGAGAAGCTGGCCAAAGGACTCAGAGAGGATCTGCTCGTCCCTGAAGGTGAAGGGGGAAAGCCGTCGACCCTCTCGAATCTCAAGTCGTCGGCTGCCAAGGCCGATCGTCTTCTTTCGGGCATGGAATCGTTCCGTTTGGAGGGAGAATTGGCCCTCCATCAGGCCACATCCGGTCTCGACGACGGCTCCCGTCTCGTCGATATCGACATGGATCTTTACCGGACGACGAGTCCCTGGCGTCTCTCCCTTTCCACGGAGGACGTAGGCGCGGAGGACCGCTTTTCGGCCACCGTCGGTTATCCCCTGTGGCGTGGCGTCGACCTCTTCGGGGGGCTCGTGCGCGGTGAGCCGGGTGGGGGCGTGCTCCTCCGCCTCTCGCCCTGGGGAGTGCCTTTTTCCTTCCGCTGGCGCTGGTGGGATGAGGGCGGAGGCGCCTGGAGCGTCGAGGAGCGGCTTCATTTGAATGAGAGTTGGGGGCTCTTTCATCGACGGATGGAGGAACGCGGGGAGAACCGAGACTCTCTCGGCATTTTCTATCGCTTTTGA
- the pyrE gene encoding orotate phosphoribosyltransferase, with the protein MERERLQEMLLRSGAHLKGHFRLTSGLHSADYLQCALLLRYPAYAAFAGEALARHLAPYRPEVVFSPAIGGLIIGHEVARALGLPFLFCEREEGAMRLRRFPHPGPVPFVVVEDVITTGGSSAEVGHLIEEGGGRWVATGSVIDRSGGSHRLSGPLHSLWEASFETWNPEVCPLCRQGTPAVKPGSRT; encoded by the coding sequence ATGGAAAGGGAACGTCTTCAGGAGATGCTTCTTCGGAGCGGTGCCCATCTCAAGGGGCATTTCCGTCTGACATCGGGCCTTCACAGTGCCGACTACCTGCAGTGTGCCCTTTTGCTCCGCTATCCGGCCTATGCGGCCTTTGCGGGTGAGGCTCTGGCCCGTCATCTGGCCCCCTACAGGCCTGAAGTCGTCTTCTCTCCGGCCATCGGCGGCCTCATCATCGGTCACGAGGTGGCCCGGGCCCTGGGCCTTCCCTTTCTCTTCTGCGAACGGGAGGAGGGGGCCATGCGGCTTCGGCGTTTTCCTCACCCGGGACCGGTCCCTTTCGTCGTCGTCGAGGACGTAATCACCACGGGAGGCTCTTCTGCGGAGGTGGGGCACCTGATCGAAGAGGGGGGGGGCCGTTGGGTCGCCACGGGGTCCGTCATCGATAGAAGCGGCGGTTCCCATCGTCTCTCCGGTCCTCTTCATTCACTCTGGGAGGCCTCTTTCGAGACGTGGAATCCCGAGGTCTGCCCTCTGTGCAGGCAGGGCACTCCGGCCGTCAAACCCGGCAGCAGGACATGA
- a CDS encoding biotin--[acetyl-CoA-carboxylase] ligase, with the protein MHRSNATKRAVLSVLLERRGNLVSSGLLRTLAGVTRQAIWKSVESLREEGFPILSVPQKGYILKEAAFPDLAPSWIDFLLKDSPWGHPVLLWESLPSTQEVLKQMARNGTPAGALCLAEEQTLGRGRRGRVWSSPPRGGLYFSLLSRPRLLPSKIQLLNLAAGLSVSRSLQQLFGIPCQLKWPNDILWQGKKLCGILSETACEADRVHYAVTGIGINANIALSAFPRELSDQVTSLASILGREIDRGRVVAGIISDLHRRLALLETPSGEENLIAEYGRHCHTLRREVRVLTGERIYEGLAVALSAEGALCVETEEGLLSFSAADVVHLRPR; encoded by the coding sequence TTGCATCGATCAAATGCCACAAAGCGGGCCGTCCTCTCCGTCCTTCTGGAGCGCAGAGGGAACCTGGTCTCGAGCGGCCTCCTTCGCACTCTGGCCGGCGTGACGCGACAGGCCATATGGAAATCTGTCGAGTCCCTCCGCGAGGAGGGGTTTCCCATCTTATCGGTCCCTCAGAAGGGATATATCCTCAAGGAGGCCGCCTTTCCCGATCTGGCCCCCTCTTGGATCGACTTCCTTCTGAAAGATTCTCCCTGGGGACATCCCGTCCTCCTGTGGGAAAGTCTTCCCTCGACCCAGGAAGTCCTCAAACAGATGGCCAGAAACGGAACACCGGCCGGTGCCCTCTGTCTCGCCGAAGAGCAGACCCTGGGACGAGGGCGTCGGGGCCGCGTCTGGTCCTCGCCTCCGCGGGGAGGCCTCTATTTTTCCCTGCTCTCCCGCCCTCGCCTGCTACCCTCTAAAATCCAGCTGCTCAATCTGGCTGCCGGCCTCTCCGTCAGTCGATCGCTCCAGCAGCTCTTCGGCATTCCCTGCCAGCTCAAATGGCCCAACGACATTCTCTGGCAGGGAAAGAAACTCTGCGGTATCCTCAGCGAAACGGCCTGTGAAGCGGATCGGGTCCACTACGCCGTCACCGGCATCGGCATCAACGCCAATATAGCGCTCTCCGCCTTTCCCCGCGAGCTTTCCGATCAAGTCACCTCCCTCGCCTCCATTCTGGGCCGGGAGATCGACAGGGGCAGAGTCGTCGCCGGAATCATCTCCGACCTTCATCGCCGCCTCGCCCTGCTGGAAACTCCCTCGGGAGAGGAGAATCTCATAGCGGAGTATGGCCGCCACTGCCATACGCTGCGACGGGAAGTCCGTGTTCTGACGGGAGAGAGGATCTACGAAGGGCTGGCCGTCGCCCTCAGTGCCGAAGGGGCCCTCTGTGTCGAAACGGAGGAGGGCCTTCTCTCCTTCAGCGCCGCCGACGTGGTTCACCTCCGTCCCCGCTAG
- a CDS encoding bifunctional 5,10-methylenetetrahydrofolate dehydrogenase/5,10-methenyltetrahydrofolate cyclohydrolase, with the protein MDGREPARKRLDSLKREIEEMERLQRWRPCLATIQIGQDPAAATYLRSQGKTCERIGLEARRFVFPADVSIEEVQELLLRLNADDDVDAVMVERPLPPRWELSGLIDCVDPVKDVEGVHRFNLGSLYLGDRNTPLPCTAKAILSLLGEYGFADLKGRNASVLGVSPTVGKAVAMLFLHRKASVTLLHSQSAETERLRALAQADLVVVGIGKPHVLSGEMLKQGVVVVDVGINVLSDGRLVGDVDWESLAGVARAATPVPGGIGPLTVASLMENVFHCARRRRGAPFSDGSFSS; encoded by the coding sequence ATGGACGGGCGCGAGCCGGCCCGAAAGCGGCTCGACAGTCTCAAAAGGGAGATCGAGGAGATGGAACGTCTCCAGAGATGGCGACCCTGTCTTGCCACGATCCAGATAGGTCAGGACCCGGCGGCGGCCACTTATCTGAGAAGCCAGGGAAAGACATGTGAGCGCATCGGCCTCGAAGCCCGCCGTTTCGTCTTTCCTGCCGACGTCTCCATAGAGGAGGTGCAGGAACTCCTTCTCCGCCTCAATGCCGACGACGACGTCGATGCCGTCATGGTCGAGCGCCCTCTCCCGCCCCGGTGGGAGTTGAGCGGTCTCATCGATTGCGTCGATCCCGTCAAGGACGTCGAAGGCGTCCATCGGTTTAATCTAGGCAGCCTCTATCTCGGTGACAGGAACACGCCTCTTCCCTGCACGGCCAAGGCCATACTCTCCCTCCTGGGCGAGTATGGTTTCGCCGACCTGAAGGGCAGAAACGCCTCCGTTCTCGGTGTCAGCCCCACGGTGGGAAAGGCCGTGGCCATGCTCTTCCTCCACAGGAAGGCCTCGGTGACCCTTCTGCACAGTCAATCCGCAGAGACCGAACGGTTGCGGGCACTGGCTCAGGCCGACCTGGTCGTCGTCGGCATCGGAAAACCTCATGTGCTGTCCGGCGAGATGCTGAAACAGGGTGTCGTCGTCGTCGACGTGGGCATTAACGTCCTCAGTGACGGAAGGCTCGTCGGCGATGTCGACTGGGAGAGCCTTGCCGGGGTGGCCCGTGCCGCGACGCCCGTTCCCGGCGGAATCGGTCCTCTGACGGTGGCCTCTCTGATGGAGAATGTTTTCCACTGTGCCCGTCGACGTCGCGGGGCGCCTTTTTCCGACGGGAGCTTCTCCTCTTGA
- the pyrF gene encoding orotidine-5'-phosphate decarboxylase, with translation MKDSKLIVALDLPTIPEALSFLDETGDLLPLVKVGPGLFFQGGEAFLELLVRRGHKVFLDVKLHDIPNTVALAVRALSCMGLWALTVHTSGGVPMMRAAVQEAGTTLILGVTVLTSLDEGQWSEVHPSSPMRSALIARASAAQRARLGGLVCSPQDLKTVRAASSLKTIVPGIRPALLGDDQARTATPREAIAAGADYLVVGRPILAAKDRRQAVETILEEIEEGLSCLS, from the coding sequence ATGAAAGACTCGAAACTGATCGTGGCTCTCGATCTTCCGACTATTCCCGAGGCTCTATCCTTTCTTGACGAGACGGGAGATCTGCTTCCCCTCGTCAAGGTGGGGCCGGGGCTCTTCTTTCAGGGGGGGGAAGCGTTCCTGGAGCTCCTTGTGAGGCGGGGGCATAAGGTCTTTCTCGACGTCAAGCTTCACGACATACCCAACACGGTCGCCCTTGCCGTTCGTGCCCTGAGCTGCATGGGGCTCTGGGCCCTGACGGTCCATACCTCAGGCGGCGTGCCCATGATGAGGGCCGCCGTCCAGGAGGCCGGCACAACGCTGATTCTGGGCGTCACCGTTCTGACCAGCCTTGACGAGGGACAGTGGAGCGAGGTCCATCCCTCCTCTCCCATGCGGAGCGCCCTGATCGCCAGGGCTTCTGCGGCCCAGAGAGCCCGGCTGGGAGGTCTCGTCTGTTCCCCGCAGGATCTGAAGACAGTTCGTGCCGCGTCGTCGCTGAAGACCATCGTGCCTGGGATTCGTCCCGCCCTGCTTGGCGACGATCAGGCCCGCACGGCGACTCCGCGGGAGGCCATCGCGGCAGGTGCCGATTATCTCGTCGTCGGAAGGCCCATCTTGGCGGCGAAGGATCGGCGTCAGGCCGTGGAAACGATTCTGGAAGAGATCGAGGAGGGGTTGTCCTGTCTCAGCTGA
- a CDS encoding MlaE family ABC transporter permease, translated as MRSFFAWLGAHALGLFQRLGLFVLFFSHSFSGFFRGVWSRRELLEQMERIGVGSVFMVSVTSAFVGMVMAVQTLDQFVRFGATSFIGGVLALSLVREMSPVLTGLVVTGRVGAAMAAEISSMKVTEQLDALRAFGLDDVTFVGVPRFLASLLMLPLLTVYSFVIGISGGFLYVYAHGISPQMFRRSIEVLLEPADLFGGVLKGALFGAIIAVTACSEGFHAETGARGVGAATTQAVIWGNMLILIFNYILSAFLFGGS; from the coding sequence ATGAGGTCCTTTTTTGCCTGGCTCGGTGCTCATGCCTTAGGGCTTTTCCAGCGCCTGGGGCTCTTTGTCCTGTTTTTCTCCCACTCTTTCAGCGGTTTTTTTCGGGGAGTATGGAGTCGACGGGAGCTGCTGGAACAGATGGAGCGCATCGGCGTCGGATCGGTCTTCATGGTCTCCGTGACGAGCGCCTTCGTGGGCATGGTCATGGCCGTGCAGACGCTCGATCAGTTTGTACGCTTCGGGGCTACGTCGTTTATCGGCGGCGTCCTTGCACTCAGCCTCGTCCGCGAGATGTCGCCCGTGCTGACGGGCCTCGTCGTGACGGGAAGGGTGGGTGCCGCCATGGCAGCGGAGATCAGCTCCATGAAAGTCACGGAGCAGCTCGATGCCCTCAGGGCCTTCGGCCTCGATGACGTCACTTTCGTCGGCGTTCCCCGATTCCTCGCGTCCCTTCTCATGTTGCCTCTTCTGACCGTCTATTCTTTCGTCATCGGGATCTCCGGCGGCTTCCTCTACGTCTACGCCCATGGGATCAGCCCTCAGATGTTCAGGCGCTCCATCGAGGTCCTGCTCGAACCGGCCGATCTTTTCGGCGGCGTTCTCAAAGGAGCCCTCTTCGGGGCCATCATCGCCGTCACGGCCTGCTCCGAGGGCTTTCACGCCGAGACGGGAGCCCGCGGCGTCGGCGCTGCGACGACTCAGGCCGTCATCTGGGGGAATATGTTGATCCTGATCTTCAACTACATCCTTTCGGCCTTTCTTTTCGGGGGTTCCTGA
- a CDS encoding SpoIVB peptidase S55 domain-containing protein — translation MKTSKTVALALLLFFLNPSLLWGSPFLSSTPTMPLGDVRPGQRGEARTVLSGEEIVAFPLEVVSILQRKSRPNTLILIRAEGPLIEKTGGIAAGMSGSPVFIEGRLVGAIGYGWNFSDHRLGLVTPIDEMAGAWNWPATSTRMPDPVPLAGSEGDTLLEEVLLSDDLLSGDVEEQMVLLSDGISARASSALASRLGVRIEGLSGSGGEAALPVETDWKPLPGAAVGVLLAWGDVSLGATGTLTALDGAGRFVAFAHPFLSRGPVAYPLTRSVVHAVVPSLEAPFKLGEAKAIVGTVTQDRPQPSAGSWASSLRPSPYP, via the coding sequence GTGAAAACGTCAAAAACCGTGGCCCTTGCTCTGCTGCTGTTCTTTCTCAACCCGTCGCTGCTCTGGGGATCTCCTTTCCTCTCCTCTACGCCGACGATGCCCCTCGGAGATGTCCGTCCCGGCCAAAGAGGCGAGGCGAGGACGGTGCTTTCCGGAGAGGAGATCGTTGCCTTTCCCCTGGAGGTCGTCAGCATCCTTCAGCGAAAAAGCCGTCCCAACACCTTGATTCTCATTCGCGCCGAAGGTCCCCTGATCGAAAAGACAGGAGGCATCGCCGCAGGAATGAGCGGAAGCCCCGTCTTCATCGAGGGCCGTCTTGTGGGCGCCATCGGTTACGGCTGGAACTTCAGCGATCACCGCCTGGGCCTGGTGACTCCCATAGACGAAATGGCCGGTGCCTGGAACTGGCCGGCCACCTCCACTCGGATGCCTGACCCCGTGCCTCTTGCCGGTTCGGAGGGCGACACGCTCCTCGAGGAGGTCCTCCTTTCCGACGACCTCCTTTCTGGCGATGTCGAGGAACAGATGGTACTCCTCTCGGACGGAATCAGCGCCAGGGCCTCTTCGGCTCTGGCGAGCCGCCTGGGAGTCCGCATCGAAGGCCTGTCAGGGAGTGGCGGAGAGGCCGCCCTGCCTGTCGAGACCGACTGGAAGCCTCTTCCGGGAGCCGCCGTCGGTGTCCTTCTGGCCTGGGGCGATGTCTCTCTGGGCGCGACGGGGACCTTGACGGCTCTTGACGGGGCGGGACGTTTCGTCGCCTTCGCTCATCCCTTTCTCAGTCGCGGCCCTGTCGCCTACCCTTTGACGCGTTCCGTCGTTCACGCCGTTGTCCCCAGCCTGGAGGCTCCCTTCAAGCTCGGAGAGGCCAAAGCGATCGTGGGAACGGTCACTCAGGATCGACCGCAGCCATCGGCGGGCAGTTGGGCCAGTTCCCTCCGGCCGTCGCCGTATCCGTGA
- a CDS encoding ABC transporter ATP-binding protein produces MAQLVEIRGLRKAFGSQTVLDGVDLALEEGTILGLMGPSGCGKTTVLRIIAGLTVPDGGSVSVFGQNLLDEEASRSQGALRRQMGVVFQGGALFDSLTVAENIAFPLRYCLGMTEAGAIAAQVRLALEEVDLAGVEDRYPSELSGGMRKRAAIARALVYRPRLVLLDEPTTGLDPETARHIDRLIFSLARQMGLSVLLVTHDLTSAFGISDRIALLDEGRVAWCGLPSQWERADHPTVRRFARGQLPIREGVRHPE; encoded by the coding sequence ATGGCTCAGCTGGTGGAGATCAGGGGCCTCCGCAAAGCCTTCGGCTCTCAGACGGTTTTGGACGGTGTCGATCTGGCCCTCGAAGAGGGCACCATCCTCGGCCTGATGGGGCCCTCGGGCTGCGGCAAGACGACGGTCCTCCGCATCATTGCCGGACTGACCGTTCCCGACGGCGGCAGCGTCTCCGTGTTCGGGCAGAACCTTCTCGACGAGGAGGCTTCCCGATCTCAGGGGGCACTTCGGCGCCAGATGGGCGTCGTCTTCCAGGGAGGAGCTCTTTTTGATTCTCTGACCGTCGCCGAGAACATCGCCTTTCCTCTTCGCTACTGCCTCGGCATGACCGAAGCCGGGGCCATTGCCGCTCAGGTCCGTCTCGCCTTGGAGGAGGTGGACTTGGCCGGCGTCGAGGATCGCTATCCCTCGGAACTGTCGGGAGGGATGCGCAAACGGGCCGCCATCGCCCGGGCCCTGGTCTATCGGCCCCGACTGGTTCTGCTCGACGAACCGACGACGGGACTGGATCCGGAGACGGCTCGCCACATCGATCGCCTGATTTTTTCGCTGGCGCGACAGATGGGACTCAGTGTCCTTCTCGTGACGCACGATCTGACGTCGGCTTTCGGAATCAGCGACCGTATCGCCCTCCTTGACGAGGGACGCGTCGCCTGGTGCGGTCTTCCCTCCCAGTGGGAGAGGGCCGACCATCCGACGGTTCGTCGTTTTGCCCGTGGTCAGCTGCCGATCAGAGAGGGGGTTCGTCACCCTGAGTAA